CAGCCCTCCGACCACGCCCAGATCGTATTCACGGGCCCCGGCCCAGAAAAGCCACAGGGCCGCGCCCAGCAGCAGAAAACGCGGCAAGGCCAGGACGCCGCCCCAACCGAGGAGCGCGTCACCGGCCAGCGCCTCCTTGAAATACAACAGCGGGAGGATGCTCAGGACCGCCAGGATGTTATAGCCCAGCCGGTACCATGGACAAAGCCGGGGAAAGCGGTTCGAGACCAGCCGCATCCAGGACGGACTGATGAGCAGGCTGTGCAGGCCCCCCCACACTGCCCAGCCCAGGGCGAGGAGGGCAAGGGACATCACCCCGGCTGCCCCCCGTCTTCAAGGTGCAGGGAGACCTCGTCGTTTTTCCTGTCCACGGAGTGGTCGCGGGCCACCAGCACGTAGATGGACGGGATGACGAAGAGCGTGAAGAGCGTGCCGGTGGTCATGCCGCCCACCAGGACAAGCCCGATGGAGTTCCGGGCAGCGGCCCCGGCGCCGGAGATGAGCACCAGCGGAAAGAACCCGGCGATGGTCGAGCCGGCGGTCATGAGGATGGGCCGCAAGCGGGTCATGGATGCCTCGTGCACGGCCTTAAGCTTGGGCATGCCGCCGAGCTGGAGCTGGTTGGCGAACTCCACGATGAGGATGCCGTTCTTGGCCACCAGCCCGACCAGCGTGACCAGCCCGACCTGGGAGTAGATGTTCAGGGTCGTGGTCCAGCCTTCTGTCCAGAAGGCGACGTTGGGGTCGGGCATCTTCAGGAATGTAAAGACCAGCGCCCCGAACATGCCCAGAGGCACGGACCCGGCCAGGATGATGAAGGGATCGCGGAAGCTGTTGAACTGCGCCGCGAGCGTCAGGAAAATGAGCACCACGGCCAGTCCGAAGGAGAAGAGAAAGGTGTTGCCCTCGGTACGCAACTGACGCGAGTCGCCCGTGTAGTCGAGAACGTAGCCCTGGGGCAGGATCTTCACGGCCTCGTCCTCAAGGAACCGCAGGGCCTCGTCCAGGGGGCGCACCGCGACGCCGCTGATCTTCACGGCGTTGAGCTGCTGGAAGCGGTTCAGGGAACGGGCCACGGTGGTGTTCTTGATGGTCGCCATCGAGGACAGGGGCACAAGCTCGCCATTTGGTCCGGTCACATGGATATTTTTCAGCTGATCGGGGGTCAGGCGATCCACGCGCTGGACCTGGGGAATGACCTTGTAGCTGCGCCCGTCGATATTGAAGCGGTTGACGTAGGCCCCGCCGAGCATGGCCGACACGTCTGAGCCCACGGATGCGAGGCTCAGCCCCATGGCGGCGACCTTGTCGCGATCGATGATCAGCTCGGCCTGGGGCTTGTCGATCTTCACGTCGATGAGCGGCGGAAAGGCGAACATGCCGCTCTGGGTGGCCTTGCGCTGGATCTGTTCGGCGAAGGCCAGGATCTGCTCCGGGTCGGCCGTGGACGCGATAATGAACTCAACGGGAAAATCTCCGCCGCCCGGCAGCGCCGCCGGGGTGACCGGGAACATCCGGATGCCCGGAATGGCGGCCAGACCGGCCTGCACCTCGGGCAGGATCTGCGCGACGGTCCGCTCGCGCTGTTCCCACGGCTTGACCACCAAACCGCCGAATCCGCTGGAAGGAAAGGTGATCTGGAACGTGAATTCAGCCTCGGGCGTACTCATGAATACATCATTGGCTGCCGCTGCGGACTGTCTCGTCTGATCGAGGGATGCATCGGCCGAGGCATCGAGAATGCCGAAGATGACGCCCTGGTCCTCGGACGGGGCGAGTTCCTTGGACGACATCATGAACATGGGCACTGTCAGCACGGCGATCAGGACCCAGACCAGATACACTGCCGGCCGGGATCTGAGCGTCCCGGCCAGGAGGCGACCATAGAAATTCTTGAGCCGATTGAAGTCGCGGTAGATGCGCCCGGACAACCCCCGCTCCTCTATGCCCGCGACGAGAATGCGCGAGGCCATGAACGGCGAAAGCGTCAAGGCCACCACCCCGGACATGGCCACGGTGCCGGCCAGGGTGAAGGCGAACTCCCGGAAGAGCGAACCCGTCAGCCCGCCCTGCAATCCGATGGGCGCGTAGACGGCGATGAGTACCACGTTCATGGCGATGATGGGCCGCACCAGCTCACGCGCGCCGATGAGAGACGCCTCAAGGGGCGTCTTGCCCTCGCTCAGGTGCCTTGAGACATTCTCGACGATGACGATGACATCATCCACCAGCACGCCAACGGAGAGAACGAAAGCGAGCAAAGTCAGCAAGTTGATCGTAAACCCGAAGACCTGCATGAGAAACACGCCGCCGATGAGGGAGATGGGGATGGCCACGATGGGAATGAGCACGGACCGCGCGGATCCCAGAAAAAGGAAAATGATGACCACGACGATGGCCAACGTTTCCACCAGCGTGGTGCGCACCTCTTTCAGGGCGTTGTTGATGTACTCGGTGGCGTCGTACCCGACCCTGCCCTCCATGCCCGAGGGCAGGGATTTCTGGATCTCCTTCATCTCGGCCTGCACCAGCTCCAGCACTTCGATGGAGTTGGCATTGGGCAACGGCCAGACGCCGATGAACACGGCCGTCTGCCCGGTGAAGCGAACCTCGGCGCCGTAATCCTCGGCGCCCAGGAC
This Desulfomicrobium apsheronum DNA region includes the following protein-coding sequences:
- a CDS encoding methyltransferase family protein yields the protein MSLALLALGWAVWGGLHSLLISPSWMRLVSNRFPRLCPWYRLGYNILAVLSILPLLYFKEALAGDALLGWGGVLALPRFLLLGAALWLFWAGAREYDLGVVGGLAQLRSSCSFAGSPYAEELRTTGILERVRHPWYGGALLLLWTRTGNFDAAELVTSLVLTGYVLVGAWLEERKLLHVHGQAYRDYQRGTPMFFPWPRRGDGRR
- a CDS encoding efflux RND transporter permease subunit; this encodes MKFTDIFIHRPVLAIVVSLLIVIAGLQAAFTLTVRQYPRSENAMVSVSTTYVGASAELVRGFITTPLERAIAAADGIDYIQSESAQNLSTINVRLKLNYDPIKALSEISSKVDQVRGDLPPEAEVPIINVESADSQFASAYLSFTSPDLDQNQITDYLMRVVQPRLSALEGVQRADILGARTFAMRIWLKPDRMAALNVSPAAVRQALAANNYLSALGQTKGQLIQINLTADTDLRSAEEFRRLAIRSQNGAVVRLDDIADVVLGAEDYGAEVRFTGQTAVFIGVWPLPNANSIEVLELVQAEMKEIQKSLPSGMEGRVGYDATEYINNALKEVRTTLVETLAIVVVIIFLFLGSARSVLIPIVAIPISLIGGVFLMQVFGFTINLLTLLAFVLSVGVLVDDVIVIVENVSRHLSEGKTPLEASLIGARELVRPIIAMNVVLIAVYAPIGLQGGLTGSLFREFAFTLAGTVAMSGVVALTLSPFMASRILVAGIEERGLSGRIYRDFNRLKNFYGRLLAGTLRSRPAVYLVWVLIAVLTVPMFMMSSKELAPSEDQGVIFGILDASADASLDQTRQSAAAANDVFMSTPEAEFTFQITFPSSGFGGLVVKPWEQRERTVAQILPEVQAGLAAIPGIRMFPVTPAALPGGGDFPVEFIIASTADPEQILAFAEQIQRKATQSGMFAFPPLIDVKIDKPQAELIIDRDKVAAMGLSLASVGSDVSAMLGGAYVNRFNIDGRSYKVIPQVQRVDRLTPDQLKNIHVTGPNGELVPLSSMATIKNTTVARSLNRFQQLNAVKISGVAVRPLDEALRFLEDEAVKILPQGYVLDYTGDSRQLRTEGNTFLFSFGLAVVLIFLTLAAQFNSFRDPFIILAGSVPLGMFGALVFTFLKMPDPNVAFWTEGWTTTLNIYSQVGLVTLVGLVAKNGILIVEFANQLQLGGMPKLKAVHEASMTRLRPILMTAGSTIAGFFPLVLISGAGAAARNSIGLVLVGGMTTGTLFTLFVIPSIYVLVARDHSVDRKNDEVSLHLEDGGQPG